The segment TTTTTGAAAGCTATGAATTTTCCTCTGTCTTTCACTTAGCAGCAATTCCTTCCGTTCCCAAGTCGGTTGAGAAACCAATAGAAACCCACAACGTCAACTTTGATGGCACTTTATTTCTTTTAGAAGTTTCTAAAAAATTTAACGTTAAAAAATTTATTTTTGCTTCTTCGGCTGCAGTATATGGGGACAACGAAGATCTTCCAAAAAAAGAGGACATGGCTGTAAATCCAACAACACCTTACGGAGTAGATAAATTTGCATCAGAAAGGTATGTGGTAAACGCTTACAGACTCTATGGCTTAAATACCACAGCCTTAAGGTTTTTTAATGTCTATGGTGAAAGGCAAAATCCATCCTCTCCTTACTCTGGAGTTATTTCTATATTCGTAGATAGAGTCTTAAGCTTCCAAAGAGGAAAGAAAACCACAATAGAGATTTTCGGAGATGGAAATCAGACTAGGGATTTTATTTACGTTAAAGATGTAGTTAAGAGTATCCTTCTAGTATCTGAAAGAGAGGAAACAGCAGGGGAAGTTTACAACGTTGGAACGGGCAAAGAAACATCTTTGCTGGATCTTGTGGAAACCTTAAAAGAGATATCGGGTAAATTTCCAAATGTTCGATTCTTACCCCAAAGAAAAGGGGATATAAAACGTTCTGTGGCTGACATTTCTAAACTAAAATCTTTAGGGTTTAAACCGGAAGTTTCCCTAAAAGAAGGGCTTAAAAGGACATTTCTTTATGAATTGGAGGAAAAGTATGGTTTTTAGGAATTTTTTCTTAATTTTTATCCTTCTTCTTACTGGATGTGCTACGGTGGTTAACAAAACCCCAACTTCTTTTCCAAAAGAAAAGGTCTGTGTAGTT is part of the Desulfurobacteriaceae bacterium genome and harbors:
- a CDS encoding NAD-dependent epimerase/dehydratase family protein, encoding MDTVLVTGGAGFIGSHLVEALVAKGKKVVVLDDLSSGSKKNLKACKNVILVVGSITNWKLLQELFESYEFSSVFHLAAIPSVPKSVEKPIETHNVNFDGTLFLLEVSKKFNVKKFIFASSAAVYGDNEDLPKKEDMAVNPTTPYGVDKFASERYVVNAYRLYGLNTTALRFFNVYGERQNPSSPYSGVISIFVDRVLSFQRGKKTTIEIFGDGNQTRDFIYVKDVVKSILLVSEREETAGEVYNVGTGKETSLLDLVETLKEISGKFPNVRFLPQRKGDIKRSVADISKLKSLGFKPEVSLKEGLKRTFLYELEEKYGF